A section of the Clostridium felsineum DSM 794 genome encodes:
- a CDS encoding diguanylate cyclase domain-containing protein — protein sequence MNILSMLSFTNFILFVRGALYSFGHIRKSKLALPFMLVFTSLAIWCFGDTFFYTAPTIANAIFWYKLAGIGWVTFPATALHFFLLLTKFINKSKQKKIIIAIYIIPIIFLTKNIFSSKLLLAVTIIKNPAGFGWTDIGSNDLWFWSYSAYLITFIVYGLLLVYKWGKLSPYFSEKRQAWALLIVSSITLIIGVYTDILAPTIGIRLPPISNIIIVLLAVTGFVAIQRYNLFSDANTVTAETILNTIKDPVLVFDANYKIIKINKATTDLLGYTFKQIEHKELSYILANSDYDEFKKKLFLSNKPFKYQEATLLTSDCRLISTIYSTSVAKNKYNEFLGYIITFKDITDRKAIENQLRISNYKYKKLVFNLFKAANYDLLTGLPNRRVFFSKLSKLANSYKRHKQDFVVIYMDLNGFKQINDNYGHDIGDYILKTAANRLKDCIKKPEILSRLGGDEFVILIPNSPSKLIIDDKINMIRKNFEANIKVGEKSLNIGISIGYSTFAICNENINTLVKTADSKMYSDKLKNKNIRV from the coding sequence ATGAATATACTATCAATGCTTTCTTTTACCAACTTTATTCTATTCGTAAGAGGAGCGTTATATAGTTTTGGACATATTCGTAAATCAAAATTAGCCCTTCCTTTTATGCTAGTTTTTACAAGTTTGGCTATTTGGTGCTTTGGTGATACTTTTTTTTATACAGCTCCTACTATAGCTAATGCAATATTTTGGTATAAATTAGCAGGCATTGGATGGGTTACTTTTCCTGCAACTGCACTGCACTTCTTTCTTTTATTAACTAAATTTATTAATAAATCAAAGCAAAAAAAAATTATTATTGCTATTTATATAATTCCAATAATTTTTTTAACAAAAAATATATTTAGCTCCAAGTTATTACTTGCAGTAACTATTATAAAAAATCCTGCTGGCTTTGGATGGACTGATATTGGATCCAATGATTTATGGTTTTGGTCATATTCAGCCTACTTAATAACTTTTATCGTTTATGGCCTATTATTGGTATATAAATGGGGTAAACTCTCTCCCTACTTTTCAGAAAAAAGACAAGCATGGGCTCTACTTATTGTTTCTTCTATAACATTAATAATTGGTGTATACACGGATATACTAGCTCCTACTATTGGTATTCGTTTACCACCTATTTCAAATATTATAATTGTGCTATTGGCAGTTACTGGTTTTGTAGCTATTCAGCGCTATAACTTATTTTCTGATGCAAACACTGTCACAGCAGAAACTATTTTAAACACTATAAAAGACCCTGTACTAGTTTTTGATGCTAATTACAAGATAATAAAAATAAATAAGGCTACTACAGATTTATTAGGCTACACCTTTAAACAAATTGAACATAAAGAACTTAGTTATATTCTTGCAAATTCTGATTACGATGAATTCAAGAAAAAACTGTTTCTTTCTAATAAACCCTTTAAATATCAAGAGGCAACCCTTTTAACCTCTGATTGTAGACTAATCAGCACTATTTATTCTACTTCAGTGGCTAAAAACAAGTACAATGAGTTTTTAGGATATATTATTACCTTCAAAGACATTACCGACAGGAAAGCTATAGAAAATCAATTAAGAATCAGTAACTATAAATATAAAAAGCTTGTATTTAATCTATTTAAAGCTGCTAATTACGACTTATTGACAGGACTTCCAAACAGGAGAGTATTCTTTAGTAAGCTTAGTAAGTTAGCTAATTCCTACAAAAGACACAAACAAGATTTTGTTGTAATTTATATGGATTTAAATGGTTTTAAACAAATTAATGATAATTATGGCCATGATATCGGTGATTATATTTTAAAAACTGCTGCCAATAGATTAAAAGATTGTATAAAAAAGCCTGAAATCTTGTCCAGATTAGGTGGCGATGAGTTTGTAATTCTTATACCAAATTCACCATCCAAATTAATAATTGATGATAAAATTAATATGATAAGAAAAAACTTTGAAGCAAATATAAAAGTGGGAGAAAAGTCGCTAAATATTGGTATCTCCATAGGGTACTCTACATTCGCAATTTGCAATGAAAATATCAACACTTTAGTAAAAACCGCTGATTCTAAAATGTATTCTGACAAACTAAAAAACAAAAACATCAGAGTTTAA